Proteins co-encoded in one bacterium genomic window:
- a CDS encoding transporter: protein MKLNKLIAFLMMCTLHLQAQDAVISDNSFLIEEAYNQEPRVVQHISNLSYAKKLKEWEYALTQEWPLFTQTHQLSYSIPYTWLNGNSVVGFGDVAVNYRYQLWDDARWAAISPRLTVILPTGDKKKGLGSGKTAYQVNLPLSKRISPSWVLHVNAGAAIMPGVSSGTTKETLWSYNAGASVIWLVKSNFNVLVEFVSTFDDEIMAGQVKNSASYTVIPGFRYAHNLGSLQIVPGLGVPMELSGKKTKRAFFYLSLEHPF from the coding sequence ATGAAACTAAATAAACTCATCGCATTTCTAATGATGTGCACGCTCCACCTCCAGGCTCAGGATGCGGTCATTTCTGATAATTCGTTTCTGATTGAAGAAGCTTACAATCAGGAACCGCGCGTAGTACAGCATATTTCAAACTTAAGTTATGCAAAAAAATTAAAAGAATGGGAATATGCTCTGACACAGGAATGGCCGCTTTTTACTCAAACCCACCAACTCAGTTATTCCATACCGTATACGTGGTTGAACGGTAATTCAGTTGTGGGATTTGGCGACGTTGCCGTAAACTATCGTTACCAGTTATGGGATGATGCCCGGTGGGCGGCCATTTCCCCGCGCCTCACGGTCATCTTGCCAACCGGCGACAAAAAGAAGGGGCTTGGTTCAGGCAAAACGGCATATCAAGTCAATCTGCCTCTAAGCAAACGCATCAGTCCTTCTTGGGTTCTTCATGTCAATGCCGGTGCGGCGATTATGCCCGGTGTATCTTCCGGAACAACAAAAGAGACACTGTGGAGCTATAATGCAGGCGCCAGTGTAATCTGGTTAGTAAAAAGCAATTTTAATGTATTGGTAGAATTTGTATCCACTTTTGATGACGAAATTATGGCCGGACAAGTAAAGAATTCGGCGAGTTATACAGTCATTCCCGGGTTTAGGTATGCTCACAATTTAGGTTCTTTACAGATTGTTCCGGGATTGGGCGTACCGATGGAACTCAGCGGAAAGAAAACAAAACGTGCGTTTTTTTACCTCTCACTTGAGCATCCATTTTAA
- a CDS encoding FAD:protein FMN transferase: protein MDNSRRNFLKQTACFVFSGTILNNIPYLSAQTRPALVERAFYTMGTIVKISAYGDSVRNIHQAITKAQEEFQRLDSVMSVYRSDSHVSFINKAAGRNEVPVDRSVIDILRSAKIFYEKTGGSFNICIEPMMRLWGFRNESKTISRMPSDRELYRAIETISINHLVINDRGNTAGLSNEGSAIDLGGIAVGYSVDRAAKILQSEGIENFLINHSGDIYASGTPPESSGWVISIPDPQKPSDLIKTVSIRDRAVSTSGNYESFVAHLDKKFGHILDPQTGYPCDRLLSLTTVCSTAMEADAYSTGYFCNGNVPAEMTYIAVTSDAKVFVSNNI from the coding sequence ATGGATAACTCCCGGCGAAATTTTCTTAAACAAACGGCATGTTTTGTGTTCAGCGGTACAATCCTGAATAACATACCGTATCTTTCAGCTCAAACACGGCCTGCTTTAGTGGAGCGTGCATTTTATACCATGGGCACGATTGTCAAAATAAGCGCATATGGAGATTCTGTTCGCAATATCCATCAGGCTATAACGAAAGCGCAGGAAGAATTTCAGAGATTGGATTCGGTGATGAGCGTGTATAGATCCGATAGCCATGTGAGTTTTATCAATAAAGCCGCAGGGAGGAACGAAGTGCCCGTAGATCGATCCGTCATTGACATTCTGCGTAGTGCCAAAATATTCTATGAAAAAACCGGCGGATCATTCAATATTTGTATCGAGCCGATGATGCGTTTGTGGGGATTTCGCAATGAGTCCAAAACGATATCCCGTATGCCTAGTGACAGGGAATTGTACCGCGCAATAGAGACTATTTCAATTAATCATTTAGTAATCAATGATCGGGGAAACACAGCAGGGCTTTCGAACGAGGGCTCAGCCATAGATTTGGGGGGAATTGCCGTCGGTTATTCTGTGGATCGTGCTGCGAAAATATTACAGTCAGAAGGAATTGAAAATTTTCTAATTAATCACAGCGGCGATATCTATGCTTCGGGAACGCCGCCGGAAAGCAGCGGTTGGGTAATAAGTATTCCAGATCCCCAAAAACCATCCGACTTAATTAAAACTGTTTCAATTCGAGACCGCGCTGTATCCACGTCGGGAAATTATGAATCGTTTGTGGCGCACCTTGACAAAAAATTCGGGCATATTCTGGACCCGCAAACCGGTTATCCTTGTGATAGGCTCTTGAGTCTCACCACGGTTTGTTCGACTGCAATGGAGGCAGACGCTTACTCGACTGGATATTTTTGTAATGGAAATGTTCCTGCAGAGATGACTTACATTGCGGTCACGTCAGATGCAAAAGTTTTCGTCTCCAATAATATTTAG
- a CDS encoding FMN-binding protein — protein sequence MSLPNPYGKVTGSIGSVFCLLLLLTYTPAHAQVYMTKDEALHLHFPNKQNVFRKNIFLTDDQVRQIQDKARAKVDSKILTYYEYREEGNIRGVAFFETQTVRTHPATFMIVLNSDGSVKAVEMLAFYEPEDYLPPKKWMDQFKNKTLQNDIYPKRGIPNVAGATLSAQAITESVRKYMIIHEFLINKGK from the coding sequence ATGAGTTTGCCAAACCCATACGGAAAAGTTACCGGCAGTATCGGATCTGTTTTTTGCTTACTGCTGCTGCTGACTTACACACCGGCTCACGCCCAAGTTTACATGACAAAAGATGAAGCGCTGCATTTGCATTTTCCGAACAAACAAAATGTATTCCGCAAAAACATATTTCTCACGGACGATCAGGTACGGCAAATTCAAGATAAAGCACGGGCTAAAGTTGATTCTAAAATTCTGACGTATTACGAATACCGTGAAGAAGGAAATATTCGAGGCGTTGCATTTTTTGAAACGCAAACTGTTCGAACGCATCCGGCAACATTCATGATCGTACTCAATTCGGACGGATCAGTGAAGGCGGTTGAAATGCTGGCATTTTATGAACCGGAAGATTATCTGCCGCCAAAAAAGTGGATGGATCAATTCAAGAACAAGACTCTGCAAAACGACATTTATCCTAAACGTGGAATCCCCAATGTGGCAGGTGCGACGCTTTCGGCACAAGCGATCACGGAGAGTGTAAGAAAGTATATGATTATTCATGAATTTCTAATTAATAAGGGAAAGTAA